The Desulfonatronospira thiodismutans ASO3-1 region GAAATCTCGGGGTGCCGGTGGCCATAGTCCAGCATATGCCTCCTCTATTCACCAAATCCCTGGCCGAAAGCCTGAACCAGAAATGCGCCCTGGAGGTCAAAGAGGTTCAGGACGGGGAAACGGTCCGGAAAAATGTTGTCTATATCGCCCCGGGGGGCAAGCAGACCAAGATAGTGGCCGGGGCCAATCAGGCCAGGATCTTCAGGGTGACCGACGATCCGCCGGAAAACAACTGCAAACCCTCAGTGGATTATCTTTTCAGATCCGTGGCCAGGGAATATAAATCCAAAGTTACCGGGGTGATAATGACCGGAATGGGCAATGACGGAACTCTGGGACTCAAGGTCATGAAGTCCTTTGGTGCAGTGACCATGGGCCAGGATGCCGACACCTGCGTGGTTTACGGCATGCCCAAGATAGCCTGGGATGCAGGGGTTGTGGACATGGAATTCCCTTTGGAGAAGATTGCAGCTGAAATAACATCCACTGTCAAAAGATGAAGATCACTCCGGATGAATTAAAGGTCCTGGCCCAGTACATTTATAATGTATCCGGGATTCACCTGGACCAGAGCAAGGCCTATCTGCTGGAATCCAGGCTGAAGCCCCTGATTGCCGAGCATAATCTTTCCAGCTACACGCAATTGTATCACAAGGCCAAGGCTGATGCCAGCAAAACACTGGAAAAGGCCATTATTGATGCAGTCACCACTAAAGAGACACTGTTTTTCAGGGACAGCGGTCCCTTTGAAGTCTTCAAGCACAAGATCCTTCCTGATATTATCGATGCCAGGTCAAAAAGGCTGCACAAGTCCATGCCGGTTAAGCTGCGCATCTGGAGCGCTGCCTGTTCCACCGGGCAGGAAGTCTACAGTATAGCCATCGCCATCAAGGAGACCATCCCGGATCTGAACAAATATCAGGTGAGCATTCTGGGCACGGATATTTCAGACCAGGCCATAGCCCAGGCCAGCTATGGCAAATATAACAAGTTTGAGATAGAGAGGGGGCTTAGCAAAGATAAGCTGCAGAAGTATTTTTCGCCTACAGAGGACGGAAACTGGCGCATCAAGGACGAGGTGCGCATGCTGGCCAATTTCCGCAAGGTAAACCTCATGCAGGCCTTTTCCGGCCTGGGCAGGTTCGACGTGATTTTCTGCCGCAACGTGGCCATCTATTTCAAGCCCGACGACAAGAAAAAGCTGTTTGAACGTCTGGCCGGGGTGCTCCAGCCCGACGGGGCGCTTATCATCGGCTCCACAGAATCCCTTTCCGGAGTGACCAGATCTTTCGTGCCCAAAAGATACCTGCGCTCCATCTATTACCAGCCGGCTTAACACCACAGCGAAACTGTGCCTGCAGCACAGTAATTCTATTTTAGTGTAAAAAACATGTAACTGTTCACCTTAATGATATGAGCTCCAGGGGTCCGGAAATTCGGCAAACAGGACGTAAAAACTCGCTCCAAGGAAGCGTAAATCAAAACCTCTTCAAGTTTTTCAACCAGAAAATCTTCAATTATATTATTTTTTGAATCAAACTTGGTGTTTAACGGTTTTGATTAATCACGCCACAGGCGTGACTACGCGTCGCTCAGATCCCGCACTTACTTTCTGGCAAATCTTGCTTTGAAAGTTGGGCAGACTTAAGAAAGTAAGTGCGGGACCCAGTTTGCCGAACCCCCGGCCCCTGGCGTTTAGTCCGCAGGTGCTTAATAATTACATAAACATTTAACCAAAAAGGATATGAAGTTCATCGAGTCAAGCAAAAAGCCAAGTCTTTTGTGCTGTAGTTTTAAGATTCAGAAATCATTTCCCTGTACCTGGAAAAGAAGTACCGGCTGTCGTGGGGGCCGGATGCTGCTTCAGGGTGGTACTGGATGGCCATGACCGGCCTGTTTTTATGCCTGAACCCTTCCAGGGTGTTGTCGTTTAAGTTGATGTGGGTCTGCTCCAGAAAATCCAGGTGGTCGATATTTACGCAGAAACCGTGATTCTGGGATGAGATTTCAATTTTGCCGGTACTCATATCTTTGACCGGGTGGTTCATGCCGTGATGGCCGAATTTGAGCTTGAAACTCGAAGCCCCCATGGCCAGTCCCAGTAGCTGGTGTCCCAGGCAGATGCCGGCCACGGGAAATTTTTCCAGCAGTCCGGAGATGATCTCAATGCTTTTGGTCATTGCTGCCGGATCACCCGGCCCGTTGGACAGGAAAACGCCGTCCGGAGCGACTTTGACCGCCTCCTGTACCCCGAAATTCCAGGGGACCACCAGAAGTTCCAGTCCCTGGGCCTTGAGCAGTCTTAAAATGTTCCACTTGATGCCATAATCATATACCAGAACCCTGCCTCCGCTGCCAGGCCAGTCATAGCTGCCGTCCTGGTTGAGGTCCGCCTGAATGGGACCCCACTCGGTCCAGGCGAATGGTTTACTGCAGCCTGCCTTTTCAGCCAGATTAAGTCCTTCCATGTGGGGAAGCTGCAGGGCTCTCTGGGCAAGCTTGCCTGGATCGTTTTCAGTGGTGGACATGACCCCGCGCATGGCCCCGTATTTACGGATATGTGTGGTCAGGGCCCTGGTGTCTATGCCCTCCATGCCCATGATCTTCTGACCCCTCAAATAATCAGGCAAAGACTGGGTGGATCTCCAGTTGGAAGGAATCTGGCAGCACTCCCTGGTTATGAATCCGGCGGCCTGGATCTTTTCCGATTCCACATCTTCGGGGTTTATCCCGTAATTGCCCATGAGCGGATAGGTCATGCAGACCATCTGCCCCATGTAGGAAGGATCTGTAAGTATTTCCTGATAGCCGGTCATGCCGGTATTGAATATGACTTCGCCCTCGGCTTCGCCCATTCCGGTAAAAGACCGGCCCTCAAACCAGGTCCCGTCTTCCAGGGCCAGTAAAGCTTTCATGTCTGTCTCTCCTGCAATAGTTGAACTGTTCTGGAAATATCTTCAGGCACGTCCACCCCGTGACAGGCATACCGGGTAACCACCACGTCAATGGGGATGCCGGCCTCCAAAAGCCGCAATTGCTCAAGCTTTTCAGTCTGCTCCAAAAAGCTTTGCTCCATCTGTTGAAACTTCTCCAGGATATCATACCGATATGCATACAGACCGATATGTCCCAGGAAAGGACCTTCTCCGTCATGGGACCAGGGAATGGGGCTGCGGGAGAAATAAAGCGCCCGCCCCCTTTGTGATATTACCACCTTGACCGTATTCGGGCTTTGCGCCTCCTGGAAATCTATCCTCCTGGCCGGGGTGGTCACGCAGACCCCGGTTGCTGATACAAAAGGCTCAAGGAGTTGGTCAAGTATTTTCGGTTCCAGGGCCGGTTCATCCCCCTGGATGTTCACCACCACGCTCTGTCGGGCCAGGCCCAGCTGCCGGGCGGCCTCCATGATGCGGTCGGTACCGCTGTGGTGCTCCGGGGAGGTCATGAGTGCAGGTACCCTTAGTTCTCCGGCTGCCTGGTAAATCCTTTCGTCGTCTGTTGCCAGGTAGACACGGTGCAGAAGTCTGCATTGCACCGCCTGCTGGTAAACATGCCAGAACATGGGCTTGCCCAGGATGTCCGCCAGAGGTTTGCCCGGAAACCTGGTAGAGGAGTACCTGGCCGGGATGATTCCGGTAAAGACTAAAGAGTTATTATCTCTGTGCCTCAAACCTCATAAACTCCCGTGTCTGGCAACGATACCGGCCAGCTCCTGTGTTCCGCCCCTGCGACTCTGCAGATATTCCTTGAACTTTTTTTCCACCTGTTCCCTGGACATGCTCTGAGGCTGCTGCAGCTTAGAGCTTAGTTCATTTTTGTCCCGGACCTGGATGAGCAGGCCGGCGTGGACAATTTCCCGGCCCACCCAGGTGAAATTGTCCCAGAAGGGTCCTACGCAGGGAACAACACCCTGACCCAGGGCTTCCAGAAAGTTCTGTCCGCCGCAGGGCATGAGGCTTCCACCCACGAAAACCGATCTGGCCATGGCATAAGCCGCTTCCAGTTCTCCGAAGCTGTCCCAGAGTATTACTCCGGCAGGGGCGGTCCCGGACTCAAGACTGGAACGCAGGGTATATGGAACGCCTTCACTGTCCAGGATTTTCTGCCAGGGCCTGATCCGGGTCATGTGTCTGGGAAAAAGGGCGATGGTGGTTTTGGGGCGGGCGCTGTAAAGTTTTTGTATTACCCTGGCGATCTGAGGCTCTTCTTCTCTGCGCACAGATCCAAGGGCTATGAGGGCGTGCTTGGGCTTGAAGAAGGAGGACAGGGGGTTCTGGACATAGGCCATGGGTTCCTTGTCCACCAGGAGGTCGAATTTGATATTGGACATGACCGATGTCTGGGCAGAAGGAAAAAGCGAGGAAAATCTTTCCCGGTCCCTTTCAGATACAGCAGCGATTCTGTCTGGACCAATGGATGCCAGAAACCTGCGCAGGGGGTAGTAGCGGCAGAAGCTCTTGAGGCTAAGGCGGCCGTTGCCCAGGACCACCGGGACATTTTTACGTCTGCAGGCATTGAGAAGTGACGGCCAGATTTCAGTTTCCAGAAGCACCAGTTTTTCCGGTCTGGCCCTGCACAGGGCCATGGCCATGATGCACATGTTGTCGAAAGGAAAGTAGGCCTTCTGAGCATCTTCCTTGATTTCGCTGTCCAGAAAATCCATGCCCTGCCGGGTATTGGTGGTGACCAGGATGTTTCTGATACCCTTGCGGTTCAGTTCGCGCACTAAGGCAGCAGCCAGTCTGGCCTCGCCCACGGAAGCCGCCTGAATCCATACCCGGAAGGGTCCCCGGGGCATGCCGAAACCCAGCCTGCCCGAGTCAATGGGAGTCTCTCTTCTGACTATGAGCAGTATGGGCAGGGCAATGACCCATAGCAGAGAATAAAGAACAAGCAGGGCCCAGTGGCAAAAGGAAATTTTTCTGGTCTTCATCTTTTCACCTCGGCTGGTTGGAGTTTAGCGCCAGGGACAAAAGCCTGGCAATGAGCTCGGTAAAACCGATTCCGGCCTGTTGTGCCGCCTTGGGTACCAGGCTCGTCCGGGTCATGCCCGGCAGGGTGTTGGTTTCCAGAATATAGATATTGTCCTGCTGGTCCAGCATGAAGTCTGAACGGCTGTAGTGCCTGAGTCCCAGAATCCTGTGGGCCTGCAGAGACATCTCCTGTATGCTCCGGCTTGCTTCCTGAGATATGGGAGCAGGGCAGATCTCTACTGCTCCGTCTGGATCATATTTGCTGTTGTAGTCGAAAAAATCCCCTTTAACCGGCTGAATCAGGATGGGCGGCAGGGGCTCATTGTCCAGGACAGCACAGCTTACTTCGTGACCGTTGATGAGTTCCTCCACCAGGATTTCATGTTCTGAGTCCACCTGGTTCAGAAAAGAATACATTTCCTCCTGGTTGTAAAATATCTGCATATCCAGGCTGGACCCTCCCTGATTGGGCTTGCAGATCACCGGCGGAGGCACATGGTGCAGGCGCCCCTGGGGGAAATACAGCCCGCCTTTGGGAGTCCTTAGACCGTGATTGGCGTAAAACTGTTTGCTCAGGGCCTTGTTCAGGGCCAGAAATGAACCCCGAACACCGGAACCCTGATAAGGCAGGCCAACATCTTCAAGAACACCCTGTATGCTGCCGTCTTCACCGGGAGCACCGTGCAGGTTTATTATAGCCGCGTCAGCTTCACGGGCCTTATTTACAAGTTCCTGGTAATCAGGGGAAAGATCTAGAAAAAGAACTTCATGCCCTAAACTTTTCAGCGCTTCCTTGATCTGTGCTGCCCCGTTCAGGGAAACCTGTCTCTCCTTGGACCACCCGCCTGCTATTAAAAGTACGCGCATTCAAATCCGCCTCAAGACTCTGGTTGAGCTGTTCCTGGATGTGCAGGGTCTGCTGCCATGACTGGCGGATAAGGCCCTGCATCCTCTCGTTGATACCGTAACGCGTGTAAATATCGGAATATCTTGTTTCCAGGCTGACTATCCGGTCATGCATCACCCGTTTGTCGCTGTAGATGATGACCAGCGGCAGGAAAAATCTGTAAATATCCACTTCTCCCGGCCAGTACACGTGGTGCATGACTCCCTGGGCAATGGCCGGGTTGCCGGTAAGTTCCATGGCCAGGCTGGCCCCGAGCTGGTTGTGGCATCCGCCATGCTCCACACAGTAAAATTTACCCACATCGTGCAGCAGAGCAGAAGCCTGAACCGCCCCGGCATCAACCTGCATTCCCTTTTGCAGGGCCAGGGTGCAGATTTCTCCGGCAACAAGGGCTACCAGGACGCTGTGATCTATGATATGCTCGGGAAGGTTGTAAAGTTCCAGGTAATGAAGGCATTCCTCCCGGGAGGGCACTTTCCACCGGGGGTCTACTGGGTAAGGAACTGGCTGGAAAGTATAAATCATTGCCTTTATTGTGGTCCCTGGGGGTTCTGGTTGTCAGCCTGCCTGCAGTCAGCCCTGATTTGCGGTTGATATCTGTACACCGGGCATGTTCTTTGAAAAAAACAAGTGACCAGACACAGAAATCATACCGGTCAAACCTGCTTCGATCTTGCATCCCTGCTAACACTGAAGCTTGAAAAAGGCAAAATAATTCTCAGGTAACCATTCAAGGGGTCCTCGGTGGTGATTCATGGCATTAGGCCCGGGGACTGTCCCCGCTAAGTTATGACTATGCAGCTTCACTTAATTTCGCTTCTGTACTTTTTGTATTCGTCAAGGAAAAGTGTCGCGGGGACTGTCCCCGGGCCGGTTAGGCCCCCCCTGAATGGTTACATTCTCAGGATCCAGCCTCTTCCTTTGTTGACCTTTTGAGACGGGCTGGTTAGTTATTGTTTTGACGTCCTGGAGAGTCCAGGCCGTGAAATGAGGCCTTGCGGGGCAGTATTGCAACAATAAAATTCAGGAGAAAATATATGTGTCTGGCCGTTCCCATGGAAGTGGTGTCCATAGAAGACAATGTGGCCCATGTGGAAGTGGGCGGAGTCAAAAACCAGGTACGCCTGGATATTGTGGACCAGATGCCGGCTGTAGGTGATTTTGTCATTGTCCACGCAGGTTTTGCCCTGAGATGCATTGACCGCCAGGAAGGCCTGGAAACCCTGAAACTGTTTCAGGACAGTCTGGGGCTTGAACTTGTCAAGTGAATTCCGGGACCCGGATCTTTGTCGCAGAGTTCTGGAACAGATTCAGCACCTGGCTGATTCACCTTTTCGTTTCATGGAAGTCTGCGGCACGCACACTGTTTCCATCTTTCAAAGCGGCATAAAGAGCCTTCTACCGGAGAACATTTCTCATCTTTCCGGCCCGGGCTGCCCTGTTTGTGTGACCCATGACCTGGAAGTAAATACTTTTCTGGCCCTGGCAAAAATGGATCTCCGCCTGGCCACCTTTGGAGACCTCATGCGTGTGCCGGGAAGCAGGGGCGACAGCCTGAAAAAGGTACAGGCAGAAGGGGCAAGGGTGGACATAGTCTATTCCGCCTTTGACGCCCTGCAGCTGGCTGTGGACAACCCTTCTGAAAACGTGGTTTTCCTGGCTGTAGGCTTTGAAACCACGGCCCCCACAGTAGCCGCCACTGTGAAAGTGGCTCTCAAGCAGCAGGTGGAAAATTTCTTCATTCTGCCCATGCACAAGCTGGTGCCCCCGGCTCTGCAGGCACTGGCTTCGGACCCGGACATAAGGGTGGACGGACTTCTTCTTCCGGGTCACGTCTCCACCATAACAGGCATTGAGCCGTTTATGTTTCTGGCCGGGGATTACAACCTTCCGGCTGTTATTTCCGGTTTCGAGCCCCTGGATATTTTGCAGTCCATCCAGATTCTGCTGCGTATGCACAAGGAAAAAACTCCTGCAGTGATCAATAGTTACAAAAGGGCGGTTGCAGATCAGGGCAACCCCAGGGCCAGGAAAGTGATGCAGGAGGTATTCAAGCCCGTGGATACCGCGTGGCGTGGACTGGGGGACATTCCGGGCAGCGGACTGTCTTTGAGAAAAGAATACCTGGGGTTTGACGCAAGGAGAAAATTTGAGCCTGCCCCGCTTCAACCTGAAACAAATACCGGGTGCAAATGCGGCCAGGTACTCAAGGGCAAAATTCTGCCGCCCCAGTGCCCGCTCTTTGCTTCCGTGTGCACACCGGCTGAGCCCGTGGGGCCGTGCATGGTTTCCACTGAGGGTTCCTGCGCAGCTTTTTTCAAATACTCATTGTAGAACGTATAAAGGAAAAATATCCATGTCCGACAGGGTCCTTCTTGACTATGGCAGCGGGGGCAAGGCCTCGCAGCGTCTCATCAGGGAGATATTTTTAAAACACTTAGGCAACCCCGGGCTGAACCGCCTTGATGACGCCGCCCTCATTGAGGATTTAAGCGGCCCTTTGGCCGTGAGTACGGACACATTCACCATTTTTCCACTGTTTTTTCCCGGGGGCGACATCGGTTCCCTGGCAGTGCACGGAA contains the following coding sequences:
- a CDS encoding CheR family methyltransferase, with protein sequence MKITPDELKVLAQYIYNVSGIHLDQSKAYLLESRLKPLIAEHNLSSYTQLYHKAKADASKTLEKAIIDAVTTKETLFFRDSGPFEVFKHKILPDIIDARSKRLHKSMPVKLRIWSAACSTGQEVYSIAIAIKETIPDLNKYQVSILGTDISDQAIAQASYGKYNKFEIERGLSKDKLQKYFSPTEDGNWRIKDEVRMLANFRKVNLMQAFSGLGRFDVIFCRNVAIYFKPDDKKKLFERLAGVLQPDGALIIGSTESLSGVTRSFVPKRYLRSIYYQPA
- the carA gene encoding glutamine-hydrolyzing carbamoyl-phosphate synthase small subunit, with amino-acid sequence MKALLALEDGTWFEGRSFTGMGEAEGEVIFNTGMTGYQEILTDPSYMGQMVCMTYPLMGNYGINPEDVESEKIQAAGFITRECCQIPSNWRSTQSLPDYLRGQKIMGMEGIDTRALTTHIRKYGAMRGVMSTTENDPGKLAQRALQLPHMEGLNLAEKAGCSKPFAWTEWGPIQADLNQDGSYDWPGSGGRVLVYDYGIKWNILRLLKAQGLELLVVPWNFGVQEAVKVAPDGVFLSNGPGDPAAMTKSIEIISGLLEKFPVAGICLGHQLLGLAMGASSFKLKFGHHGMNHPVKDMSTGKIEISSQNHGFCVNIDHLDFLEQTHINLNDNTLEGFRHKNRPVMAIQYHPEAASGPHDSRYFFSRYREMISES
- the kdsB gene encoding 3-deoxy-manno-octulosonate cytidylyltransferase: MRHRDNNSLVFTGIIPARYSSTRFPGKPLADILGKPMFWHVYQQAVQCRLLHRVYLATDDERIYQAAGELRVPALMTSPEHHSGTDRIMEAARQLGLARQSVVVNIQGDEPALEPKILDQLLEPFVSATGVCVTTPARRIDFQEAQSPNTVKVVISQRGRALYFSRSPIPWSHDGEGPFLGHIGLYAYRYDILEKFQQMEQSFLEQTEKLEQLRLLEAGIPIDVVVTRYACHGVDVPEDISRTVQLLQERQT
- a CDS encoding 3-deoxy-D-manno-octulosonic acid transferase, which translates into the protein MKTRKISFCHWALLVLYSLLWVIALPILLIVRRETPIDSGRLGFGMPRGPFRVWIQAASVGEARLAAALVRELNRKGIRNILVTTNTRQGMDFLDSEIKEDAQKAYFPFDNMCIMAMALCRARPEKLVLLETEIWPSLLNACRRKNVPVVLGNGRLSLKSFCRYYPLRRFLASIGPDRIAAVSERDRERFSSLFPSAQTSVMSNIKFDLLVDKEPMAYVQNPLSSFFKPKHALIALGSVRREEEPQIARVIQKLYSARPKTTIALFPRHMTRIRPWQKILDSEGVPYTLRSSLESGTAPAGVILWDSFGELEAAYAMARSVFVGGSLMPCGGQNFLEALGQGVVPCVGPFWDNFTWVGREIVHAGLLIQVRDKNELSSKLQQPQSMSREQVEKKFKEYLQSRRGGTQELAGIVARHGSL
- a CDS encoding D-alanine--D-alanine ligase family protein; translation: MRVLLIAGGWSKERQVSLNGAAQIKEALKSLGHEVLFLDLSPDYQELVNKAREADAAIINLHGAPGEDGSIQGVLEDVGLPYQGSGVRGSFLALNKALSKQFYANHGLRTPKGGLYFPQGRLHHVPPPVICKPNQGGSSLDMQIFYNQEEMYSFLNQVDSEHEILVEELINGHEVSCAVLDNEPLPPILIQPVKGDFFDYNSKYDPDGAVEICPAPISQEASRSIQEMSLQAHRILGLRHYSRSDFMLDQQDNIYILETNTLPGMTRTSLVPKAAQQAGIGFTELIARLLSLALNSNQPR
- a CDS encoding HDIG domain-containing metalloprotein — encoded protein: MIYTFQPVPYPVDPRWKVPSREECLHYLELYNLPEHIIDHSVLVALVAGEICTLALQKGMQVDAGAVQASALLHDVGKFYCVEHGGCHNQLGASLAMELTGNPAIAQGVMHHVYWPGEVDIYRFFLPLVIIYSDKRVMHDRIVSLETRYSDIYTRYGINERMQGLIRQSWQQTLHIQEQLNQSLEADLNARTFNSRRVVQGETGFPERGSTDQGSAEKFRA
- a CDS encoding HypC/HybG/HupF family hydrogenase formation chaperone translates to MCLAVPMEVVSIEDNVAHVEVGGVKNQVRLDIVDQMPAVGDFVIVHAGFALRCIDRQEGLETLKLFQDSLGLELVK
- the hypD gene encoding hydrogenase formation protein HypD, with amino-acid sequence MNLSSEFRDPDLCRRVLEQIQHLADSPFRFMEVCGTHTVSIFQSGIKSLLPENISHLSGPGCPVCVTHDLEVNTFLALAKMDLRLATFGDLMRVPGSRGDSLKKVQAEGARVDIVYSAFDALQLAVDNPSENVVFLAVGFETTAPTVAATVKVALKQQVENFFILPMHKLVPPALQALASDPDIRVDGLLLPGHVSTITGIEPFMFLAGDYNLPAVISGFEPLDILQSIQILLRMHKEKTPAVINSYKRAVADQGNPRARKVMQEVFKPVDTAWRGLGDIPGSGLSLRKEYLGFDARRKFEPAPLQPETNTGCKCGQVLKGKILPPQCPLFASVCTPAEPVGPCMVSTEGSCAAFFKYSL